A genome region from Cohaesibacter gelatinilyticus includes the following:
- the bmt gene encoding betaine--homocysteine S-methyltransferase: MAVDNAKLNRLKELISQKGALLADGATGTNLFPVGLESGWPPEEWNETQPDKIRALHQSFVDAGSDIILTNTFGCNRHRLKLHHFQGNVSKWNKLAVELAREVAQSVKDRDVLVAGSIGPTGELFQPMGDLTHEDAVDSFREQAQALKDADVDLLWIETMSSPDEIRAAAEACAGVGLPFTVTASFDSAGKTMMGLPPKGLGDLADKIEEEIGHKPAAIGSNCGVGASDLLVAILSLTEAYPEAIVIAKANCGIPEIQGDKVVYTGTPDLMGKYMHMALDAGASIVGGCCGTSPHHLAAMREAMDSHVRGERPTREAIESEIGHLVSPPRDDEDIARNRRGGRRRRS; this comes from the coding sequence ATGGCGGTTGATAATGCCAAGCTGAATAGGCTTAAAGAGCTGATTTCCCAAAAAGGAGCGTTGCTGGCGGATGGGGCAACCGGCACCAATCTCTTCCCCGTAGGGCTGGAATCCGGATGGCCACCAGAAGAATGGAATGAAACCCAGCCGGATAAAATCCGAGCTCTGCATCAGAGTTTTGTGGATGCGGGCTCCGATATCATCCTGACCAATACATTTGGCTGCAATCGCCATCGGCTAAAGCTGCATCACTTTCAGGGCAATGTGAGCAAGTGGAACAAGTTGGCTGTCGAGCTCGCCCGCGAGGTTGCCCAGAGCGTTAAAGATCGAGACGTTCTTGTTGCGGGTTCCATTGGCCCAACCGGAGAATTGTTCCAACCAATGGGTGATCTCACCCATGAAGACGCGGTTGATAGTTTCCGCGAACAAGCACAGGCATTGAAAGATGCCGACGTTGATCTGCTCTGGATCGAAACAATGTCGTCACCTGATGAAATCAGAGCGGCGGCTGAAGCTTGCGCCGGTGTCGGCCTTCCTTTCACTGTCACCGCGAGTTTCGACAGCGCGGGCAAAACCATGATGGGTTTGCCGCCTAAAGGTCTTGGTGACCTTGCGGATAAGATCGAAGAGGAAATTGGCCATAAGCCTGCAGCCATTGGCTCAAATTGCGGTGTTGGCGCATCCGATTTGCTGGTAGCGATCCTCTCACTCACCGAGGCTTATCCAGAAGCTATTGTCATTGCCAAAGCCAATTGCGGTATTCCCGAGATTCAGGGCGATAAGGTCGTTTATACCGGCACGCCAGATCTGATGGGCAAATATATGCATATGGCGCTGGATGCTGGGGCCTCAATCGTCGGCGGCTGCTGCGGCACATCTCCGCATCATCTGGCAGCAATGCGTGAGGCCATGGATAGCCATGTGCGGGGCGAACGTCCAACGCGCGAAGCGATTGAAAGTGAAATCGGCCACCTTGTATCGCCACCACGCGACGATGAAGATATTGCACGAAACCGTCGTGGCGGACGCAGACGCCGCAGCTAA
- a CDS encoding trimethylamine methyltransferase family protein, which yields MADGDARGARRSARGGGRAARRQARGASVSSVAAPSYLKRQIPLVEYLTEEGLNKIEAQADRMLAEIGLEFREDPEVLEIWRTAGAEVEGERVRFPKGMLRELIKTAPSEFTQYARNRERSVQIGGNNTVFAPVYGPPFVIDLDKGRRYGTIEDFQNFVKLAYQSPHLHHSGGTVCEPVDIAVNKRHFDMVYAHLKYSDKPFMGSVTAPERAEDSVAMARLAFGEEFVDQNCVMIQLINANSPLVFDATMLGALKVYARANQACIVSPFILAGAMSPVTVAGTLSQVYCEGLAAAALTQLIRPGAPVVFGAFVSSISMQSGAPTFGSPEGSLLLSGAAQIARRLGLPFRSGGSFTASKVPDAQAAQESAHTILATVQSGVNFCLHSAGWLEGGLCSSYEKLVMDADQLGMMHVLAKGIDLSDEALAWDAFNEVGPGGHFLGAEHTQRNFETAFYRSTIADNNSFEQWESDGKLDAASRANKQWKEMLANYQPPELDVAIDDALQDFITRRKSEFPDSNV from the coding sequence ATGGCCGATGGGGATGCCCGTGGAGCAAGACGGAGTGCTCGAGGAGGAGGACGTGCCGCAAGAAGACAGGCACGGGGTGCTTCTGTTTCCAGCGTTGCAGCGCCAAGTTATCTGAAGCGGCAGATTCCTCTGGTCGAATATCTTACCGAGGAAGGCCTGAATAAAATCGAGGCTCAAGCCGATCGCATGCTGGCGGAAATAGGTCTGGAATTTCGTGAAGATCCGGAGGTGTTGGAGATCTGGCGCACTGCAGGAGCAGAAGTAGAAGGAGAGCGGGTTCGTTTTCCAAAAGGAATGCTTCGTGAATTGATCAAGACTGCTCCGTCCGAATTCACGCAATATGCTCGCAATCGCGAGCGTTCGGTTCAGATTGGTGGCAACAATACTGTCTTTGCTCCGGTTTATGGCCCCCCTTTTGTTATAGATCTGGATAAGGGCCGCCGCTATGGCACCATTGAAGATTTCCAGAATTTCGTAAAACTGGCCTACCAGTCTCCGCACCTGCATCATTCAGGTGGCACAGTTTGCGAACCGGTAGATATTGCGGTCAATAAACGCCATTTTGATATGGTTTATGCGCACCTGAAATATTCAGACAAACCATTCATGGGATCAGTCACAGCTCCGGAACGGGCCGAGGATTCCGTGGCGATGGCTCGATTGGCCTTTGGTGAGGAATTTGTCGATCAGAACTGTGTCATGATCCAGCTGATCAACGCCAATTCTCCGCTTGTCTTTGATGCGACCATGCTGGGTGCTTTGAAAGTTTATGCTCGCGCCAATCAGGCCTGTATCGTATCACCTTTCATTCTGGCAGGAGCCATGAGCCCGGTTACCGTGGCTGGTACCTTGTCCCAAGTCTATTGTGAAGGGCTTGCTGCTGCTGCATTGACCCAGCTGATCCGCCCCGGTGCGCCAGTTGTTTTTGGTGCTTTTGTGTCTTCCATCTCCATGCAATCCGGCGCACCGACTTTCGGATCTCCAGAGGGCTCATTGTTGCTTTCTGGCGCCGCTCAAATTGCCCGTCGTCTTGGTTTGCCATTCCGCTCCGGTGGGTCTTTCACAGCCTCAAAAGTGCCTGACGCACAAGCGGCTCAGGAAAGCGCCCATACCATTTTGGCCACCGTGCAATCTGGTGTTAACTTCTGCCTGCACTCTGCTGGTTGGCTGGAAGGTGGACTTTGCTCCTCTTATGAGAAGCTGGTCATGGATGCAGATCAACTGGGCATGATGCATGTACTTGCAAAGGGCATCGATCTCAGTGATGAGGCCCTTGCATGGGATGCTTTCAATGAAGTGGGACCAGGCGGCCATTTCCTGGGCGCAGAACACACTCAGCGCAACTTTGAGACCGCTTTCTATCGTTCAACTATTGCTGACAACAATTCGTTCGAGCAATGGGAAAGTGACGGCAAGCTGGATGCTGCCTCGCGCGCAAACAAGCAATGGAAAGAAATGTTGGCCAATTACCAGCCACCTGAGCTTGATGTGGCAATTGATGATGCTCTGCAGGATTTCATTACCCGACGTAAATCGGAATTTCCGGACAGCAATGTCTAA
- a CDS encoding dimethylarginine dimethylaminohydrolase family protein, which produces MSRRSYTFTHAITRKPGSSITDGLRAVDTGSPSLQIFLQHHAEYVAALKSTGACVTELEAHEDFPDSVFVEDAALCLPEGAIAMRPGTPSRLGEAAEMKPILKEFYGRVLSIEGPGFIDGGDILTTEREILVGTSARTDCRGIEELRDLVKTWGYSVREVKTPKGVLHFKTDCSLLDEETILSTKRLDASGCFEGYRILHTAEGEEACANAIRFNDLVLMPDGFPKTAKLLEDAGYNLRQIGNSEAAKLDGGMSCLSLRFTPSR; this is translated from the coding sequence ATGAGCAGACGCTCCTACACCTTCACCCATGCGATAACCCGCAAACCCGGGTCATCCATCACAGATGGCCTCAGAGCAGTTGATACAGGTAGTCCAAGCCTGCAAATTTTCCTGCAACATCACGCTGAGTATGTAGCCGCACTGAAATCAACCGGTGCCTGTGTCACCGAATTGGAAGCTCATGAAGATTTTCCGGATTCGGTATTTGTTGAGGATGCTGCGCTTTGCTTGCCAGAGGGTGCTATTGCCATGCGGCCAGGCACCCCCAGCCGACTTGGCGAAGCTGCTGAAATGAAGCCAATTCTCAAAGAATTCTATGGCAGAGTGCTTTCCATTGAAGGGCCTGGTTTTATCGATGGTGGCGATATTCTGACCACCGAGAGGGAAATTCTGGTTGGCACATCGGCAAGGACTGATTGTCGAGGAATTGAAGAACTGCGTGATCTGGTAAAAACCTGGGGCTACAGCGTACGCGAAGTAAAAACGCCGAAAGGGGTTCTGCATTTCAAAACCGACTGCTCTCTGCTGGATGAGGAAACAATCCTGTCTACAAAACGTCTTGATGCATCAGGTTGTTTTGAAGGCTACAGAATATTGCATACCGCAGAAGGTGAAGAAGCCTGTGCCAATGCCATTCGCTTCAATGACCTGGTTCTGATGCCGGATGGCTTCCCAAAAACCGCAAAACTTCTGGAAGATGCTGGCTACAACCTTCGCCAAATTGGCAATAGTGAAGCTGCAAAGCTGGATGGTGGCATGTCCTGTCTATCCTTGCGTTTTACACCCTCCAGATAA
- a CDS encoding TetR family transcriptional regulator C-terminal domain-containing protein: protein MVTHRESNTREEELVEATLKCIATHGLGKTTVRKIAETAGVTNGLIRFYFTSKDKIIQAAYIRLLNVIFRTAFNDMEGSDLKGCERLGSFIRANLSSSIISPDMVSLWASFLPLAQNDPVMAEIRRKFNKDTVQAFETLISDAYKECDLSPTKEQISQKAFALNSLIDGIWINGGMPDSELCQKQLVEIGFSSAAALLELPKEKLFPL from the coding sequence ATGGTAACCCATAGAGAATCCAATACTCGCGAGGAAGAACTGGTTGAAGCCACGCTGAAATGCATTGCCACACACGGTCTGGGCAAGACCACAGTGCGCAAGATTGCAGAGACAGCAGGGGTAACCAATGGTCTGATCCGCTTCTATTTTACCTCCAAGGACAAGATTATTCAGGCTGCCTATATTCGGCTTCTCAATGTTATTTTCAGGACTGCGTTTAACGATATGGAAGGATCTGATCTGAAAGGATGTGAACGCCTTGGTAGTTTTATCCGAGCCAATCTTTCCAGCTCGATTATCAGCCCTGATATGGTCTCTCTTTGGGCAAGTTTTCTGCCACTGGCGCAGAATGACCCGGTCATGGCAGAGATCCGCCGCAAATTCAACAAGGACACCGTTCAGGCTTTCGAGACCTTGATTTCAGATGCTTACAAGGAATGCGATCTTTCGCCTACCAAGGAGCAGATCTCGCAAAAAGCATTCGCTTTGAATAGTCTGATTGATGGCATCTGGATTAATGGCGGTATGCCGGATTCCGAACTCTGTCAGAAACAGCTGGTTGAGATCGGTTTTTCCTCTGCTGCAGCATTGTTAGAGCTTCCAAAAGAGAAATTGTTTCCGTTGTGA
- a CDS encoding GcvT family protein, with amino-acid sequence MKSHARVVVIGGGVVGASTLYHLVKKGWDDVVLIERKELTSGSTWHAAGLLPLFNLSYSVGQIHRYSVDLYNSIEAETGQNVGLRKVSNIRLARTQDRLDEYKYYAGVAKTIGVDVNFLTPEEVSDIWPLYNPEGIIGAIQHPDDGYVQPADLTQAFAKGARAGGAEIYRYTSVLGVDEKPNGEYVVKTDKGDITCEHIVCCTGSFARKTGAMLGLDIPVLPVEHQYIVTEPHDAIRELREKGLPEMGVLRESDSSWYMREENGGLLLGPYEIGAPACYVDGPSDESEYELFQEDLDRLMPYIETAIERVPAFGEVGIKQVYNGAIAYTPDGSPIIGPAWNKKNVWLNEGHSFGITAAGGAGWQLAEWMVEGEPSIDMMGVDPRRFGPYASRGYLKEKCEEAYAAVFTVHYPDEERAAARPLKTSPCYSRMKALGAVFGSVYGWERPNWFAPEGYELSEADLNLPDVLLKENHSPAFEDGRIVEKYSFRRSNYFEHVGNEVKNTTQNAGLLDLTAFAKVEVKGPGAETWLNAITTNKMPLKSGRIILSYLLSESGGVLSEFSVLKTGDQSYYLVFAGALERHDYDYLQKLLPNDGSVSMELVTTKYGVLVLTGPKARQILQKVTDTDLSNETFPWLTGQPISIARASAMAVRVNFVGELGWELHHPIEQQNAIFDALMEAGAEHGLKPYGIRAMDSMRLEKTYKFIARELSIEYSALESGLDRFINNKKNDYRGKAGLQAREDAGRKWQLVTMEVHDVTDADARGSEAIYKDGEMIGRATSGGYGWRLEKSLALAMVPPAMSGEGEEFEIEILGNRHRATIIGDSPFDPTNERLRS; translated from the coding sequence ATGAAATCGCACGCACGTGTAGTCGTCATTGGTGGAGGCGTTGTTGGCGCTTCCACACTCTATCATCTGGTCAAAAAAGGTTGGGATGATGTCGTTCTGATCGAACGCAAGGAGCTGACATCAGGTTCAACCTGGCATGCTGCCGGGCTATTGCCGCTGTTCAATCTCAGTTATTCTGTCGGCCAAATCCATCGTTATTCTGTTGATTTGTACAATTCCATTGAAGCCGAGACTGGTCAGAATGTTGGCTTGCGCAAGGTCTCCAATATCCGCCTTGCCCGCACGCAAGATCGTCTGGATGAGTATAAGTATTATGCCGGCGTCGCTAAGACCATCGGTGTTGACGTGAATTTCCTCACACCCGAAGAAGTCTCCGATATCTGGCCACTTTACAATCCGGAAGGTATTATCGGTGCTATTCAGCATCCTGATGATGGTTATGTGCAGCCTGCCGATCTAACCCAGGCTTTCGCCAAAGGCGCGCGTGCTGGCGGAGCGGAAATCTATCGCTATACCAGTGTACTTGGTGTCGATGAAAAACCAAATGGCGAATATGTGGTCAAGACAGACAAGGGTGATATCACTTGTGAGCATATTGTCTGCTGTACCGGTTCCTTCGCTCGCAAAACCGGTGCGATGCTAGGCCTCGACATTCCGGTTCTGCCTGTTGAGCACCAATATATTGTTACCGAGCCTCATGACGCCATTCGTGAGTTGCGCGAAAAAGGTCTGCCAGAAATGGGCGTCCTGCGTGAATCTGACAGTTCATGGTATATGCGCGAAGAAAATGGTGGCCTTCTGCTTGGCCCTTACGAAATTGGTGCGCCTGCTTGTTATGTTGATGGCCCATCGGATGAATCAGAATATGAGCTCTTCCAGGAAGATCTCGATCGTTTGATGCCATATATCGAGACCGCTATCGAGCGCGTTCCAGCCTTCGGTGAAGTGGGCATCAAGCAGGTTTATAATGGTGCAATTGCCTACACCCCTGATGGCAGCCCAATCATCGGCCCGGCTTGGAACAAGAAGAATGTATGGCTGAATGAAGGTCATTCCTTCGGCATCACCGCGGCCGGTGGCGCTGGCTGGCAGTTGGCTGAATGGATGGTCGAAGGCGAGCCTTCCATTGATATGATGGGCGTAGACCCACGTCGGTTTGGCCCTTATGCAAGTCGTGGATATCTGAAGGAAAAGTGCGAAGAGGCTTATGCAGCTGTCTTCACAGTTCACTATCCTGATGAAGAGCGCGCTGCGGCTCGCCCTCTTAAAACCTCTCCTTGTTATAGCCGCATGAAGGCTCTTGGCGCCGTCTTCGGATCTGTCTATGGCTGGGAGCGTCCGAACTGGTTTGCGCCAGAAGGCTATGAGCTGAGCGAAGCGGATTTGAACCTGCCAGACGTTCTTTTGAAAGAAAACCACTCTCCTGCATTTGAAGATGGCCGGATTGTCGAGAAATACTCGTTCCGCCGCTCCAATTACTTCGAGCATGTCGGCAATGAAGTCAAAAATACCACGCAGAATGCAGGTCTTCTGGATCTGACTGCCTTTGCAAAGGTTGAAGTGAAAGGCCCCGGTGCTGAAACATGGCTAAACGCCATCACCACCAACAAGATGCCTTTGAAGTCCGGCCGTATCATCCTGTCCTATCTGCTCAGTGAGAGCGGTGGTGTATTGTCGGAATTCTCGGTTCTGAAAACTGGCGATCAGAGCTATTATCTGGTCTTTGCTGGTGCACTGGAGCGCCATGATTATGACTATCTACAGAAACTGCTACCAAATGACGGTTCGGTTTCAATGGAACTGGTCACGACCAAATATGGTGTGCTAGTTCTGACCGGTCCGAAAGCCCGTCAAATCTTGCAGAAGGTAACTGATACAGATCTCTCAAATGAGACCTTCCCTTGGCTCACCGGCCAGCCGATCAGCATTGCACGTGCTTCTGCAATGGCGGTCCGGGTAAACTTTGTCGGTGAACTTGGTTGGGAGCTGCATCACCCAATCGAACAACAGAATGCAATCTTTGATGCATTGATGGAAGCGGGTGCCGAGCATGGTCTGAAGCCATATGGCATTCGTGCCATGGATTCCATGCGTCTTGAGAAGACCTACAAATTCATCGCACGAGAATTGTCCATTGAATATAGCGCGTTGGAGAGTGGTCTGGATCGCTTCATCAATAACAAGAAAAATGATTATCGTGGCAAGGCAGGTCTACAGGCTCGCGAAGATGCGGGACGCAAATGGCAGCTGGTCACGATGGAAGTTCATGATGTCACCGATGCGGATGCGCGTGGTTCCGAAGCCATTTATAAAGATGGTGAAATGATCGGCCGTGCCACATCTGGCGGCTATGGCTGGCGTCTCGAAAAAAGCCTGGCATTGGCTATGGTTCCTCCTGCAATGTCTGGTGAAGGAGAAGAATTCGAGATTGAAATTCTCGGCAATCGCCATCGTGCCACCATCATCGGAGATTCTCCGTTCGATCCAACCAACGAAAGATTGCGGAGCTGA
- a CDS encoding MFS transporter, with amino-acid sequence MVQAVAPVASLLFSVVLLLIGHGLQSTIIPLASKVMEFPDLSIGLAASAYFAGFVMGGIISPHLVVRAGHIRGFAVMVSSMSAAALLHPLLADQYAWILFRFTTGFCVAGLYLIIESWLNEFADNTNRGLIMSIYIVVNYAAFTTGQLLATLSDPENFFLFAIASIIISVAVMPVAMTKAAQPAPIAVVKLELFKVFRTAPAAIVAALLVGSVQGSHISFAAIYAVDKGYETLSQAPVFAAVFVIGGMIGQWPIGRISDRFDRRIVLLIISIFGILGSLLISSFDKAPFMLLLLMGGFIGAMVQPAYSLAAAHGYDHAETEGYVKMAAGLLVAFGIGSTLGPFITSIMMSYFGPDALFLFPAVMLALLCLYLVQRIVRKDAIQIEDKEGFDLAATSAAVGGIVTPELLSEEDKYVVVPNEWEAEPQDEEVQEEGKLDEEPESTSNIVNPEE; translated from the coding sequence ATGGTTCAAGCTGTCGCGCCCGTTGCCTCATTGCTCTTCTCTGTTGTCCTTTTGCTGATCGGACACGGACTGCAATCCACCATCATTCCTCTGGCCTCAAAGGTCATGGAATTTCCTGATCTGTCCATTGGCTTGGCTGCCTCGGCCTATTTTGCCGGTTTCGTCATGGGCGGAATTATCTCACCTCATCTGGTTGTGCGAGCAGGCCATATTCGCGGATTTGCAGTCATGGTATCATCCATGTCAGCGGCGGCTCTCTTGCATCCACTTCTCGCAGATCAATATGCCTGGATCCTGTTTCGTTTCACAACAGGCTTTTGCGTTGCCGGACTTTATCTGATCATCGAAAGCTGGTTGAATGAATTTGCCGACAATACCAATCGTGGCTTGATCATGTCGATCTATATCGTGGTCAATTATGCGGCCTTCACGACAGGTCAGCTGCTGGCCACGCTGAGTGATCCCGAAAATTTCTTCCTGTTTGCCATCGCTTCCATCATTATCTCGGTTGCCGTAATGCCCGTTGCCATGACAAAGGCGGCACAACCAGCACCCATTGCTGTGGTCAAACTGGAACTGTTCAAGGTTTTTCGCACAGCTCCCGCTGCCATTGTCGCCGCGCTTCTTGTTGGGAGCGTGCAAGGCTCGCATATTTCATTTGCTGCGATCTATGCGGTCGACAAGGGCTACGAAACTTTATCGCAGGCTCCGGTTTTTGCTGCTGTTTTTGTGATTGGCGGAATGATCGGTCAATGGCCCATCGGCAGAATTTCCGATCGTTTTGATCGCCGTATAGTCCTGCTTATCATCAGCATCTTTGGTATTCTGGGGTCATTGCTGATTTCAAGCTTTGATAAAGCTCCCTTCATGCTTTTGTTGCTGATGGGTGGGTTCATTGGTGCGATGGTACAGCCCGCCTATTCTCTGGCTGCAGCTCATGGATATGACCATGCCGAGACCGAAGGATATGTAAAAATGGCTGCTGGCCTGCTGGTCGCCTTTGGTATTGGCTCAACATTGGGCCCTTTCATTACTTCAATCATGATGAGTTATTTCGGGCCGGACGCCCTGTTTCTCTTCCCTGCCGTCATGCTCGCATTGCTTTGCCTCTATCTGGTCCAACGTATTGTTCGCAAGGATGCAATCCAGATCGAAGACAAGGAAGGCTTCGATCTGGCGGCAACCTCTGCTGCGGTTGGCGGTATCGTGACGCCTGAATTGTTGAGCGAAGAAGACAAATATGTGGTTGTACCCAATGAATGGGAAGCGGAACCTCAAGATGAAGAAGTACAGGAAGAGGGCAAACTGGACGAGGAGCCAGAGTCTACCTCCAACATCGTGAATCCGGAAGAATGA
- a CDS encoding aconitase X — MTNSPIQTLFGQPFVSGTSTGEILATDTELSFWGGVDPIKGEVIDRHHPLSGQLLEGRVLALPGGRGSCSGSGVILQMLVNGKGPEAILVSRPDDIITLGVLIAREIFNRSIPVVMLDGPDFQHALQKKHALVADGQVIIGDQALDDNVIADTAPQPKLVSMELSDLDQAILDGEHGQAAQVAMKITLQMAQLVGATKLMDVKQVHIDGCVYTGEASLVFAQELRRMGGKVAVPTTLNSISVDYRRWRDQGVPSEFGEQASALADAYTDMGAQPSYTCAPYLLDSAPKQGDQIAWAESNAVVFANSVLGARTMKYPDFLDVCIALTGRAPAAGAHIEHNRKATLHVSFKAVSKTIDDDLYPLLGYQVGKLAGNRVAAVEGMAHLSPDHDDLKAFGAAFATISSAPMFHIVGVTPDAPDLASAMSLHEEIEHCVLGTEDLIESWQVLNKAENETVDFVSLGNPHFSLSEFARLASLCEGKSKAEAVEMVITSSRVMVKKAADAGHLAKIEAFGAKIVTDTCWCMIGEPVIPPSAHTILTNSAKYAHYGPGLTGRAFKLASLIKCVEAAISGKLPNLKPDWM; from the coding sequence ATGACCAATTCTCCAATTCAAACACTATTTGGACAGCCATTCGTGTCTGGAACATCAACGGGAGAAATCCTTGCGACAGATACAGAATTGAGCTTTTGGGGAGGTGTGGATCCGATCAAGGGTGAGGTAATCGATCGCCATCATCCGTTAAGTGGTCAATTGCTTGAAGGCAGGGTTCTGGCATTGCCAGGTGGCCGTGGGTCCTGCTCTGGCAGCGGTGTGATCTTGCAAATGCTGGTGAATGGCAAGGGACCTGAAGCAATTCTGGTGTCCAGACCGGATGATATAATCACACTGGGTGTTTTGATTGCGCGTGAGATATTCAATCGATCCATTCCTGTTGTAATGCTGGATGGTCCTGATTTCCAACACGCCTTGCAAAAAAAACACGCGCTTGTTGCAGATGGTCAGGTCATCATTGGTGACCAGGCTTTGGATGATAATGTGATAGCGGATACGGCTCCCCAACCAAAACTGGTTTCCATGGAACTCAGCGATCTGGATCAGGCCATATTGGATGGAGAACACGGACAGGCGGCACAAGTGGCCATGAAAATCACCCTGCAGATGGCGCAGTTGGTTGGGGCTACAAAGCTGATGGATGTAAAACAGGTTCATATTGACGGCTGCGTCTATACGGGTGAGGCGTCCCTGGTTTTTGCTCAGGAGTTGCGGCGAATGGGAGGGAAAGTCGCTGTTCCGACAACTCTGAATTCCATTTCCGTCGATTATCGCCGTTGGCGTGATCAAGGCGTGCCAAGCGAATTTGGGGAACAAGCCAGCGCCCTGGCCGATGCCTATACTGATATGGGAGCTCAACCAAGTTATACTTGTGCTCCTTATTTACTGGATAGTGCTCCAAAACAGGGAGATCAGATTGCCTGGGCGGAATCGAACGCCGTGGTATTCGCCAATAGTGTGCTTGGCGCTCGTACAATGAAATATCCGGACTTTCTGGATGTTTGTATCGCGCTGACTGGTCGTGCCCCCGCTGCGGGTGCTCATATTGAGCATAATCGCAAAGCCACATTGCATGTGAGCTTTAAAGCGGTTTCCAAAACTATTGATGATGATCTCTATCCCTTGCTTGGATATCAGGTTGGCAAACTGGCTGGAAACCGGGTAGCGGCTGTAGAGGGAATGGCGCATTTGTCACCCGACCATGATGATCTGAAAGCGTTTGGCGCTGCATTTGCAACAATCTCCAGCGCACCCATGTTTCATATCGTTGGCGTAACGCCTGATGCACCCGACCTTGCAAGCGCCATGAGTTTACACGAAGAAATTGAGCATTGTGTACTTGGAACAGAAGATCTGATCGAAAGTTGGCAAGTGCTCAATAAAGCTGAAAATGAGACAGTGGATTTTGTCTCCCTCGGTAATCCCCATTTTTCCTTGAGCGAGTTCGCAAGACTTGCCAGTCTTTGCGAGGGTAAAAGCAAGGCTGAAGCGGTGGAGATGGTTATCACATCCAGTCGCGTGATGGTAAAGAAAGCGGCAGATGCAGGCCATCTGGCCAAGATTGAGGCTTTTGGAGCAAAGATCGTGACCGATACCTGCTGGTGCATGATTGGTGAACCTGTCATCCCCCCATCTGCACACACCATTCTGACCAACTCCGCCAAATACGCTCACTATGGTCCCGGACTCACCGGACGTGCTTTCAAACTTGCCAGCCTGATCAAATGTGTAGAGGCGGCAATATCAGGCAAGCTGCCAAATCTCAAACCAGATTGGATGTGA